The window TTAGATTTACTAGATTGTATCACTAACCTTCCATTGTAGACATCGCGAAGACAAGGGATGAAGACAACATAAATTATATCTGCTAATAGGCATCTTTGTCTTCCTGGTATTGTGGTGCTTGCTGCAGTAGAGACAAATGATCAGCTTTGTCTAGCAAGATACCATGTCCTCCCTTTCTTGTCTATTTGTCCTGCTCCTAGTTTCCCATGCCCATGGCAAGCAGGGCAAACTTTGATCACCACGCAAGATTCCTTCAACAAATCATTTGAGAAGACAAAGCAGGTTGCATGGAGAGGTTGAAAACAATATCCTGATGCAGCCAGCTGCATTGATCTCCAACCCAGTGCACAGCAGCAATCAGAGACTTGGTCAGAGGAACGCATTTGATACGAACAAGTTCAATGCAATCCGAGTAGTCATGCTGGATCGCATTTTTTGAGATTTCAGTCTCCAACAACCTAACTCTTTTGGAGCTGACCTGCCACCCACCTTGATGGCACCTAAAACGTGTCCCCATGTCTCAGTCAGTGACTCAGTGTCCTTTGAATGATGCACTATGGGAAGTGGGGACAACATGGTTATGACAGCTTCAGCAAGTATGTAACGTAGTAAATGGGGAAAAGATGATGCTACTCCTTAAATGCCTGTTGGATGTCCACACTTCACGGTGGTCAAATGGACTTAAGTGCTGTTTGGACTTTGAATGGGTTTGATGAGAGCCAAACCATCAGATCCTTACAATTCCACAATCTGAAAGGCAATGCCATGTAGTGAGCAAGAGTCAGAAATGCATACAAAGACTATGAAGTCAAAAAGTTGGTCTTTTAGGTTCAACTCAGTAACCTGTAATCGCTAATCTTCGGCTTGGGTCAACCATTTTTGCTGATCAGAAGAAATGTTGTGAGTTCGGCTTGGGTCATTACATCATCACTGCATCAGAGACAAGACAACAAGGCATTAGAAAAGATTACATGTTGTAACTGCATGCAAAGAATTAAAACCAACATCAGCAAGTAAAACTAAGGTGGTGTAATAAAAGATGCATTGAACACTTTGACCAGGTTGAACAAAAGCTACCCATAAGATATTTAGTATCAAGTCAACTAAAGAATGAAGAAACCCCTGAGACATGGTCCACTGAACATAGGCACTTCTGGTGAAAGGTGGAACAGAGAATCATATCTTGCCTTGCCTTGTATTTATGGGCATTCCATGGAATCTCTGACAAACTTGTTCAAATATAAGTTCACCTGtacaacaaataaaaaaaaaaggatcatacaATGTACCATGCCACAGAAAGGACTAAATCCATATGTCACATTCATCTAAGATTACATCTTGACcatgtgaagagagagagagagagagagagagagagagagatttgttgTGTCTGCTTGTGATTTTTTACTATTGCAGCTGTCCTTCCCAATGCCATTAGCATGTTATCACTGTTTAATCAGTCTTGCTTCATTGTTAACAAGGATTTTCCTACTTACTAGAGCCTTTTCAACACTGATTATATTCACAATGCACTGTGAGCAAAGCTACAACTTCTCAGTTCCTGAGCCAATCATCCAAAGTGATGATTATAGGGAGGAATATCTtggcatcaagcttttgtttaccTGAAAATTCATGGAAGACTGTACATAAAGACAGCATGCTACAGAACATAATGTATGAAAGTATTTAGTATTCCATCACCATCTTAGTAGTTCAGTAGATCTGATTTCATAATTACTTTGAAGAACTATATTATAGCCTGTCTCATGCATCATGAACGGGAATCAACCCATAACAAGAAGAAGACTACTCAAGCATTTAATTTTGAGATCAAGCAAAAACTTGTCTGCTTACAGTCTCACAAAAAGGATTCCAGTTTAAAAAAATTGTTTTACAATTTCTATGGTTCTGTTAGAAAAATGATACATCATAACAGCTAAGAATGATATAGACGGGAACGAAAAAAGAAGCCTATCACTCTAAAATATAAGACTAGTTCTAAAGCAGCCAAAAATCCAATTGTAATTCCTGATTTAAAGTTAACAGGCAGCTACATTTCAGTCAACATACACAAATGCTCACTAACATAGCTGGAAGAGAGAGATGAATTTTGAACGGAAAAGAACCAACAAATCCCCTCCTCAATGATCAACGAGAAGACAAATAACAAACAAACAGATTGAGGAAAGCCAACCACCAGATATCTGCCCGTGTAATCGGATAGAAAGATTTCAACAATAGCTTTTAAAAAGTccaaccaaaaagaaaaagaatcataAATTCTTCATGAAGAGTTATACTAGTACAGGTCAACCACCCATGAGAACATAAAATACTGCTCCAAACTATACTGATGCTAATGATATGGCAAATGAAAGGCTATAATGTATAAACATGCACTTGTAAATCTCTTCATGAATTGTAAAACTAAGAACTTCACAAACAAAAGAAGTTAGATACACCTTATACATGATATTAAACTAATGAGTGGAAATAATTcaaacttttctattgaagattgaACAACGgcataaataatgaatgtttaatTCCAAAATAACCACACTTCAAGAGGCCATAAACCTTTGTAATATCAGAAAGCTAGACTACAGAATAAAAGCCACTTACATGTGGACAAAAGAGCAGAACCGATTAGGAAATCTGAAAGGATATAGAAATCAAAAgatgatacatttttttttaatcttcactAGTCACTGTGGAATTATATCCAGAAAATTACCAGCCAGCAACCATTTGCATCCTTTTTGCAGAATCAAGTAACTACAGTTTTGCAGAGGAATTGGATTGAAGAGCAAAAAGTTGAACTTTTCTACTCAGTTATCATCATCACCATCCTCCAATACCCTACTTGTGCTCTGTCCCCGATAGCTCCTACTGAAGAATGGATATCTCCTGTGTCTAAGAGAAGTGGTTGAGAAAGAGCGAGACTCGGAGGTCAGACTCAGTGAAGATGTAGGAGGAGATCGAAGACGcctgaagaaggagaagaaattgcGGAATGCCCGAACAATTCTTCCACTCTCTCTGGATCTATTTCCTCTTGAGGACCACGATATCCTTCTCGGTGTGCCAGCGGTCCTAATTCCTTCATCCATCTCTGTGTAAACCATAGGAAGCTCTCTTTCCGTGCCTCTCCTGCCACCAGTGAACCTCCCAACAGCGAACCCACCACCTGGAAGCCTCCATATGGTGAGCCCCACCGTCTCCTCCTCGTTCTCAGCCACATGAGTCCGCTCGTCGTCCTCCATTTCTTGCACATCCGTCGGCATCTCATGGCGACAAAGAGGGCAGGAATTTCTTAGCGAGAGCCAAGGCAGGATGCAATCCTGGTGGTAGATGTGTTTGCAGGGCATCTCACGGACCTCAGTTCCGAGCACGAAGGGGTCCTTGCAGACGGCACAATGGGACTCCATCGAGATATGGCCATCGGCGATCTCGATAGTGGGCATAGACTCGATGGCGACCTTCGAAGCCGGCGAGTACTCGAAACCAGGCGCACCGCCGATTCCGTCAACCTCAGTCTGGGAGAGCTGGTCGAGTATTCTCTCCAATCCCGAGCCCATCAAGAACTCCGACATGCTTTCCGGCAAGGGGCGGAGACCGGATCGGGTGCCGTCATCGTAGTAGAGCTCGAAGCTGCTGTTGGTGGTCCAATCCGCATCGCGTCGTCCGCCTACGGGAGGACTGCGAAGAACAATGACGGGGTTGAAGGGAGAGCGGTCGCCAGTGGACGCACGATTGTTACGGCGGAACCTAATTTCCGAGGACTGGCGCCGACGGCCGACGGCCGCGGAGCTGTTGTCGACGGCGGAAGGGACGCGGCGGCGACGAGGCTCGGTAGCGGTCTCGGAGGCAAGAGGAAAGCGGCCAGGCGCGTCAAGGAAGCCACCGCCACAGTCTGGGCAGATGACTGCGTCCCAGGGCCAAATGAGGACGAAGCGACAGCAGTGGTGGCACCAGTACGTCGATGCCGTCTCCATGGAAGCCATCAACGACCAAACGAAGATGGCGATGGCGTAGGCTGCGGCGCCGACGACGAGGAAGCACCGGAGGAAGAGAGGAGTTCCCTTAAAAAGATGCAACCATTGAAGTTTGATCCCAAAGTCGAACCGATCTTGGATGGAAGCCCTAAGAATCCGAGTTTCCGAGAGATACAGCACCCACACCGATCAAACCATTCAAGAAATCGCTTCGATCCAATCTCCAACTTGAAATCCCAAACTATTCCTAACCAAATAGAGGGGGAAGAAACCCGAATATTTTGAGGAGAATCGAGAATCCCTTGCTTAATTTGCAGTCATATCCCGCAAGGATTCGGGGATTTGGGAGGATAGAGAAGGAGGGGGGAGGGAGGGAGGTTTTAAGCGCTCGACGAAGCTTCAATGGCGGAAGCTCGTGCGCGCGGTGGCGTGCTTTGGACGGTCCGTTCGCGGACACAACCGGAGACGCCGTTATTACGATGTCATTCCTGAAGCGAGTTCGCTTGGGTTATGATATCCCGACGGCGTTAGTCAACGTAAGGCAGAGCGGGAAGCGGACCACGTGGGGTCAGAGAAGGCGACCCGGGTCGGGCCGAGTCGGCGGGGGGTAGGGTGCAACGACTCGGTCCGGTGTCCGAGTACTTTTGCAGCCAGAGTCCAATTACTAAAATACCCCTGATATAGATTGGACAACCTGTGGTCCACTAACCCGGGTTTAGTGCCACTTGTACAATTTCAAGTACAATTATTGGAGcgataaaagaaagaaataaaaaaaagccaAAGTGTTTCTATGTATATTTATACGCAAGGGAAGAAAAGCCAAAGTTTTCTTCTTGGTGGAGAAAAGATGAGGAAGGGGATAATGCCCGTCCTTAGGAAGACATCCATGACGTGTGTCAATGGTTTAGGTTGATGAATGGCCTGTGGGACTCAATTGGTGCAACTCACTCAGCCGCCCTGAGTTGGTCAATGATTGGTCGACTTAACAAGATATGCGAGTGTTATGTGGATCTACGACCCGCTCCAAACGGATCTGACACGAGCTATAATTTTGGGTCGGGTTGGAGTTATTGGGCCGTGATTGCAAAAAGGATCGGCCCACGTCGTCGCCccatcttcttttcctcttcttgctATTTCAAGGAGCATCATGGTGATCTCATCAAATCCTGCTTGCAGCATCAACACCTTGGGAACTTCTTGCGATGCATTGTTAGATCAGTGTCCAAATCCTTCGTAGTTTAGGGCGTTTGCCAGTCATATGACGAAACCGAGATCATGCACAAAAGAGATCCACGAACGTGAGAAACACACAAATAGAAACTACGAGTAGAGATAAATCCACGGATTTATGGGTTGTTTATCCAAGCGGTGCCAACATGGCACCAATCATTTCCCAAGAGACAAATTTAGCTTCTTTCAAAGTTATTTCCCAGATCAACTTTGCTTCTAAATCTATTTCCGAAACTGGACACTAGAAAATCTAATGAATCCTTTGTTGCATAAAGAAAATCACATAAGAAACAGTTCGGTTCTGCTGTTCATTTAGTTCAAAGATCTATAAAGGCATAAAACACAAATTTAAACAGCACACACTATAATTTGCATGTTGAACGTAATATCTTGTAAATATAGAAATGATGATGGAAAAACCTGGTTAAATTTTTTTTACTGAAGCCTGTAAAATTCCCCTCAAAATCTCTCACCGAACCTAAAGAATACTGCACCGGTACCAGAATTGTGATCCATGGCGTACTCAGCTCTCACCATCCCAAGCTTCACACCGGCACCATAGGAGGAGCCATGCCCAGCTCGGCGGAAAAATTCAGTCGGGTTTCCCTTTACATCCTTCGAACTGCCAAGGTCATTTCCATGCTCCGCAAACAAATATACATGGGTGTTCTTCACGGGGATTCGCAGCTCAGTGGCAAGCTACAGTAGAACAAAagtcatgattttgaattatattGGATAGCATAATCACACAAATATTCGTTTCTTCAGAAtataacacccaagaaaaatggaACAATGGATAAACAACAAACCAGTGTGTCCTGCTCACCTCGAGAATGTTCCTGCAGGCACCCAATTCTCCCATGTTGTAGCCTCTCACTGAGTAGGGACCTCCAAGAGTGAAAGCATCATAGCTTGGGAGGTCTCCAACACAACCACCATAGTGTCCATGAAGAACCAGAACAGGTGGTGGTGATTTACCTATGCCTTCTTCAACGTTCTTCAATGGAATGAACCGGGTTAATGTGAGCTGGTGGCGGTTGAAGAATGGAAAGTTGCTGCCGATTCCAAGACCTTGGTCCAGCTACCATCAAAATTCAATATGATCATTAGATGAGCATGTCATCATGTCTAGATGTTCTACTCCATGTCACACAGAAATTTTATATGAATGGAGATGTCAAATATCACCGACCAATGGCAAAAGGGAAAAGCGTGAATGGTCAATAGAAAAGTTTTTGACTCGAGAAAATGAAAACTATGATGTCTCCATATTCCTTGGAGTTGTGCATACTCGAGTACATGAACTAATACATATCCATAGCTCAAAAACATACAGGGCAAATGAGAACTACATAATCAGACATGCATCAATTAGttgtccatgtataaaatgtctagGATAACCTGGATTAGCTGTGACTTACAAGCGCACTACCATCCAATCAGTTACGAAcaaattactttaaaaaaaatCTGGAGGAGATGGTGAGGTTGAGGGAAATGAATCTTTATGAATTACGTGGCCATATACCATATATGCTAAATGGTCCAAATATTCAACTCTAAATAAGAAATTATCAACAAGCCTCTAATGGATTACTTTTTATGTCTACAATAATGTTAAAAATGTAAATCTACCATCATATCGACACCTTTGATTACAGATGCATGCAAAAAACCTTTAGTTGACAGCAAGACTAGATACCTGGAAGACATCTCTCTCACCAACGGTTGCACCATTCAGAAACTTTGTGTTGTCACGTGTAATATTCGCTTGTGCAAATGCCATGCGATCAATGCCAGTACCGCTGAGGGTTGTTGGAGGCCCATCCATGCTTAAACCACCACTAGGTAACACTCGAGCACCATGGGTACAAATGCTAGTAGTTTCATCACGGGTTGTGATCTCTTCCATCACAAGCCCATAAGTAAATTTGCTTTGTCGGGTGAAGCTCTGAAATGTTAACAGTGAGTACTACAGCAGTGAAGAAATGGATCATGGAAATAAAATGAATGGCTATGTCAACAATGATACCTCGGTTATATTGGCTTTAAAGCCCACTCTATCAATCCATACAGGTGGAACTTCATCTACACCTGGACCACCAGTGAAGACAGGACTTAACTTCCGGCTGTTAAAGCAGCTGGTGCGGAAGGTTCGGTTGCGAGGGTTGGTCACACCATCTAGATAAGGGTGCACATATTCAAGCTTGAAAGACAAATCATCCTGAACAAGAGTGAGAAAATTACATAATAAGTCAAACTAACACAATAAATCACTGAAAGCTCACAAATATCGCACGAGCATATGAAGGTTTGTGTTTATCTCCTAATTCTCTACTCACATTTCCAACAATAACTAAATTGAGATTAAGGAAAAATGAATGGAAGAATTGCTTTTTTCAAACCAGTTCGATGTCAGAAGAAAGCAAACAACCACTGGACACACCAACAGACAAAAATTTCTGACATGGGCTAAATAACTTTTAAATCATTATAATCCACAGAGGAATAGAAAGTCCTTACTCCTGAAAATAAGAATAACTCCACCAGAAAATTGAAAATCCTGACTCTTGACtacaatataaatattattgCCATCGGTGAACCCTTTAGGGCAACCATGAACAAGCTCCCACTATTGCCAATGTTCAGTTTTACCCCTACATGCATGAGGATGTTTACAGTGATCTCAGTGCAACCTCAAGGTTTTTGATCAATTTCAGCACTTTaacaaaacaaatttaatcaaatCCAACAATTTGTAATTCTACAACAAGGAAATCAAGATTTACACACCTGAGGATTGAGAAGATTGCTCGATGTAACCGAACCAACAATTGATCTGTTCAAACCATTTATGTTGCGATGTTCAAATGAAACAGTTCCACCAGGTTGAACTGAAGCCTAACAACAATAATGCACACAATGTGAGGAATCAATCTCTTTGAAGAAGCATAAGACAGTTTCAATCTGAATACCAGCCCATTCTTACAAACTGAAAGTCATGTCAGCATGGACAGAATTACCAGTGTTGGTCGTCCATCACGTCCAGGTACGATACTCCATTCGGTGCTTACTTCAGCTGTCTTTTGATCCATTTCTCTGAGTTTGATTTCAACTATTATGCCTCCTTCATTCTTTTCATCTGGTCGTGGGTTCACCTCTATATTGGAGAATAAAGCAAGCGAGTTTATGTTCCTCAAAGCTTGCTTTCCTGCTTCTATGTTAAAGACATGCCCTGGTCGAAGCTGCACTAGATCaaacatattataatatatttataatattacaaAAATAATATTCCAAAAATTAATACAACAGGTAAGAAATAAGAATAGCAAAGTCAAATCCTtttaagatatgatgatatgtcaGAGAACCTGGAATTGGTGGAATACAATGTGCAGAACAAGCAGAAATGTGATTTATGACATACATGTTTGACAATTATATTAATCTGTCAGCCTAATTTATGTATAATCTCATCAAGAAAACCCTCTCCAGGACCTCAATGGATATTTAATATGTACAAAACAAACTCCAGGTTCAGAATGATGATTGTTCACAATAGCAAACCTTTGCATATATGTCCCACGTTGCTCTTGGAATATTTATCTTAATAACACAATAACCAAGCTGGTTGTCGGAAAGTCATCCTTAAAAAGTGATACAGATGCTACAggcaaaaaaatattaaaaccaATATGGTAAATGGCCATCGAAATATTAAAACTTGACAGTTTCAACAGAAAAATTAGCCAAAAATGCTAGCAGTTTATCTAAAAAATTGCAGATGTGTTCTTATTAAAGAagatataaaaagaaagaaatgaagatgagaatacaaagaagagaaagagcgagagagagagagagagagagacttgtgTTGAATCCTTATGAGTGAATCACTTCCATTTTTGCCTTAGCAAAGAATAAGAAGCAACTAGCAAGAAATTGCTATCCAAACTGCCAACATGAATGGTAGTTTTCCACCCAGTACGGGTATCTTATCCCATTGCCAATTTCTAAGATCCACTTTCTTGAATTAATAAAATATACAACATGATGCTGACCATTACTTTTggcaattttttttcatatattcatTGGAAATGTTGGTGTTTTTCATAACCAGCTAACCATTCATAATCGGCTAACTCATCTTGTATCAGATCAGTGATTATTCATTTGaggtttaattttttatgtttctttCCTTCACTAGTACAATTGGATTTATAAAACTAGTGAAGTTTAGTTTGCCATGATTGCGGTTGGAGATTGGAAATCTCTTTTTCCATAACATTAGCTTGCTGGAGAAAGATATCCGGTAGGCATTCCTTTATACTCATTATTGCTTATATGTTTAGCCTGTATTATAATTAAAATGTAACAAACTTGATGCTCTTGAGTATCATGCTGAAATGTACATTGTCATTTTAGACATGCAACCTGTCAGCCTTTCCTAATAAATGAGATCttatttatgttttaaaaattGTCAAATATTGATGTAGCTTCAGTAGTTTTTTGTTGAAATATACACTATGCGTGTGCACTTACTAGTTTAAAGTTGGAGGTGAAAGAAACCCTAACATAGATTCCGGCCTATGACATAGGTTACAACTCTGAAGAGCTTTATCACAAACTTAGTGCAATAAGGTATTTTCATTTGAGCAAATCCCAAATTTCTACAAATTAGCCTCATACATAACAAAATGATAGTTAATCCTCATGGAAGACAAAGAAACCATTTAAATTTTAGTCAAATGATAAGTCACTCTAAATCTACACTTTTTCTGTATCCTGACCACTTCTTTATATCATCAAAATGCAGTGACTAACAAAGAATAACTAGAATAATCAGACATGTGAACAATCTCCCTAAAGGAAAACATCGGATAACTTATTATTGTTTCAATTTAGAGTTGTATTCTAACATTCCTAGCAAGTCAGTCTCCAGCAGCAAACAATTCAGACAGCACTATGGTTTTCTCATTTACCACTAAAGTTTTACATTCTGTGATACACTCATCATAGAGCATTTAAGTAGTTATCAACAAATGAGGGCAACAATGTGACAACTATACCTGTCTGGGCAGCTCCCGGCGAATGACAGCCAAATGAGTATTCCCTTCACATAGATTTCCAAGCTTATCCAGGAACTGGATGTCAAGCTGAGTAATATCACCCTCCACGACCTCACACACCACCTCCTTTGTATTCAGATTCCCAAAATTGACAACCTGGGCGCAAGCATACCCCTCATCCTGGTACCACTTCTGCACCCGGTCCCGAATCCTCTGCAGCAACCTAGCACTCACTTTCCCCCTCTCGCGGAGCATCTGCAGCACCTCCCGCCGGACTGTCACAGGCAACAAGCATGACCTTGAGCGCTCGATCCTCCTCCTGTATTCCCTCTCCTGGCTTCGAAAGTACTCTAACTTCTCCCTCTCCGTCATGTCCGGGTCCATCTCCATCTGCTTCGTCTGCGGCATCAGCCCGACGTTGATGCAACGAAATGCGTCCGCAGACTGCCACGTGCTCTCGGCGAACGACACTGTGAGGGCCAAGGTGCCATCGGGCTTGGTCTTGCATTGGAGGTCGACCTTCTCAAACATGCCGGAAGCGGCCAGGTTTTCCAACTCTGACTGGAGCTGGGCCTTGGTGTAGACGCCACCGTTGCGCAGCGACACCATCTCGAAGAAGGAGTCCTCCGTGCCGGCGACGGTGGTCGAGCGCCGGCGGTCAAAGAGCAGGATGTCGGAGATCTTATACCGCTTGAGGCCGCTCAGCTTGTTGAGCTGGACGACGATGTTAGCCGGTAAGCCATGGGGGTCCCACTCCCGGCCGGCGCCGCCCTCCTCCTTCGCAAGCGCCACCAACGGGGAGAACAGGTTAGACCAGAAACCACccccatcgccgccgccgcctccccggTACCaacctccgccaccgccgccgtcAATGGGGGGAGGGGAGGACGAAGCAAGCAAGATGAACCCGCCACCAGCCGCGGCGGCAAAGGAGACCGCGGAGGCGGAGAAGGCTGCAAGGGATTTCTTGCAGGCACCAAAAATGGAAGGTTTAGGGGCCATGGATCTGTCGGAGGAGGGATGCTTGCCCCTCCGTGGTGCAGCAGAGGAGTGGATCTGGGGCCGAAGGAGCTGCTTGGGGGCGGTGAAGGCCATGGCAGCTTGGAGATTGGGAAGGGaatggaagggggggggggggggggagaggcgGCGGTGAGGGTTAGGAAAGCACAAATGGCTCCTCCAAGAAAGGCACCACGAGTTAGAGGGTGCGGGTGACGAGCCTCGATGATAAAAGTAAAGGGTTTCGCCAGGGTTTATGTGATACCGGGCTCACTGCTCACCGCCTGGGTTGGACTCACTCATTAGGGCCATTTCtaatattattttggatatttattattattattattatttatttaaatctcaagattttattttttattcttttttcaaaaaattatctcTACCTTTCATCACATCCATCATCATCTTTACTTAATTATCCGTTATCTTCACCACGGATAaagaataatattaataaaaaatattataatttaattaaaattagttACAGTATTTTTCAATTGAATTTTTATTATATCGATTAAAAAAACATTATAACTCAATTAAAACATATTGTAATCAGACATATCGATTCTTGTTTAGTATCCTTCGTCATCGTCTGAATCGATATTCCTCTCTCCGAATGCTCATATTATAAtcctattaaaaaataatataaaaagtttttttttttgcatgttctTATTCATGATCGATAAAAATACTTATTTGAAATCAATCAAAGTTGATAAACCTTCTTTGGCTATAATATTTTTGTATAGACTTGTAAGATTTTTATGAATGCATAAAAAAAACACTATAATcctattaaaaattattataattgatataaaaGCCAAATTATATATACTGTATAAAAGTAACACTTTCATCTTCGGTTAATGTATTTTTATGAAtatgtcaaaaatattataatcgtgTTCAAAAATACCGTATAAAAGTCAAGTTTATTACATGTTCTTATTCTGAAATGAATAAAAATACCTATTTGAAACTCCACACAGGAtgataaattaatttattaaaatgTCTAAAACATTTGACGTTACTTCCATGATCAAAGTGTTCTGTGTAATGCATCCTCACTGAACCAAACACaaatgtttttatttatttatttattttttaatagattAACGATTTTAAACGTTATTGTTAAACCATGGAGCGATCTAGCTAAGGGCTCATAACCGAGGTGTATGGCTCAAGAGAGAGTTTGTTTGAATGAGGTATAGATATCGGTTCGTAGACTCGTTAGGAATTATCCGCGATGGAGATACCCGtacgattttattttttttgaagcaTATGAGTTCAAAAGATATTTTTAAGAATAAAGGAGACCCGATGAACTTATGAGCCGTTTCATACTCCTCAACTAAAactaaatgaccttatcaatTGGATAAGTTGGGTATATAAGTTATTAGAAAACAGGAGGTATAGATGTTCATGTCGAAACATAAATTAGCCGATGGAGTCTACAAACATGAACTGCAAGTTATCATGCATAACCGCACTGTTTGGCGAAAAGAATCATTAGTTAACTAAGATTTCATCCTTCGGTTTCCATATTTCATGGTCATCGTGTGAAACAATCATAGTTAACTACCATGGTACTAATCACCAATGATATTTGTGATAGAGTTCGGTGCATGTGGGTGGTGTTTGAAGGTATAGCTAATTTTACTTTGCCAAAGTAATATACACATCCATCGAGTTTGCTCTTTCTCTTAGAGATCGACTTGTTTTTCTCACATTAACAGGTGGTGTTTGCTGCACATCAGATGTTCTAAAAGCTATACCCATTCGTTCTAAAGACAGCTTATGGAGAT of the Musa acuminata AAA Group cultivar baxijiao chromosome BXJ2-10, Cavendish_Baxijiao_AAA, whole genome shotgun sequence genome contains:
- the LOC135624804 gene encoding E3 ubiquitin-protein ligase RDUF1-like, with the translated sequence MASMETASTYWCHHCCRFVLIWPWDAVICPDCGGGFLDAPGRFPLASETATEPRRRRVPSAVDNSSAAVGRRRQSSEIRFRRNNRASTGDRSPFNPVIVLRSPPVGGRRDADWTTNSSFELYYDDGTRSGLRPLPESMSEFLMGSGLERILDQLSQTEVDGIGGAPGFEYSPASKVAIESMPTIEIADGHISMESHCAVCKDPFVLGTEVREMPCKHIYHQDCILPWLSLRNSCPLCRHEMPTDVQEMEDDERTHVAENEEETVGLTIWRLPGGGFAVGRFTGGRRGTERELPMVYTEMDEGIRTAGTPRRISWSSRGNRSRESGRIVRAFRNFFSFFRRLRSPPTSSLSLTSESRSFSTTSLRHRRYPFFSRSYRGQSTSRVLEDGDDDN
- the LOC135624805 gene encoding protein TOC75-3, chloroplastic-like; amino-acid sequence: MAFTAPKQLLRPQIHSSAAPRRGKHPSSDRSMAPKPSIFGACKKSLAAFSASAVSFAAAAGGGFILLASSSPPPIDGGGGGGWYRGGGGGDGGGFWSNLFSPLVALAKEEGGAGREWDPHGLPANIVVQLNKLSGLKRYKISDILLFDRRRSTTVAGTEDSFFEMVSLRNGGVYTKAQLQSELENLAASGMFEKVDLQCKTKPDGTLALTVSFAESTWQSADAFRCINVGLMPQTKQMEMDPDMTEREKLEYFRSQEREYRRRIERSRSCLLPVTVRREVLQMLRERGKVSARLLQRIRDRVQKWYQDEGYACAQVVNFGNLNTKEVVCEVVEGDITQLDIQFLDKLGNLCEGNTHLAVIRRELPRQLRPGHVFNIEAGKQALRNINSLALFSNIEVNPRPDEKNEGGIIVEIKLREMDQKTAEVSTEWSIVPGRDGRPTLASVQPGGTVSFEHRNINGLNRSIVGSVTSSNLLNPQDDLSFKLEYVHPYLDGVTNPRNRTFRTSCFNSRKLSPVFTGGPGVDEVPPVWIDRVGFKANITESFTRQSKFTYGLVMEEITTRDETTSICTHGARVLPSGGLSMDGPPTTLSGTGIDRMAFAQANITRDNTKFLNGATVGERDVFQLDQGLGIGSNFPFFNRHQLTLTRFIPLKNVEEGIGKSPPPVLVLHGHYGGCVGDLPSYDAFTLGGPYSVRGYNMGELGACRNILELATELRIPVKNTHVYLFAEHGNDLGSSKDVKGNPTEFFRRAGHGSSYGAGVKLGMVRAEYAMDHNSGTGAVFFRFGERF